The genomic stretch TGAACGAAGAAAAGAGTTATTTGGAGAAGGGCAATGGTGGTTTTGTTTAAAAAGATTGAATCGGGATGTTTATGTTCATGCGTTAGATGCAACTTTAAAAGGAGGTGATAAAATTTACACCTTACCTTTGCCCACGGAAGAACTTGACCCTCGTTAAATTACAAAATTAGAAAGCGTATGGCTACAAAGTATTTGATATATACAGGAATATTTCTTTTGCTAGGAGCTTGTTCGAACAAAGCTATTTATTATAATCCGGATCAGAAGAGAAGTATCTATTTTAATTGGGATCTTAGTAAATATATTTCTAACATGGTTCCCGATACGGTGTTTTTCAGTTTTGCAATTTATGAAGAGAAGGAGGTGGAATATCATATCCCGATGAAAAGTATGGGAATGCCTGTCGATGAGGATCAATATTTTGAGTTGGAAGTCGTGGAGGATTCCACCACGGCGGAATTCGGGAAACATTACGAGTTCGGTACTTTGATCATTCCTAAAAATGAAGTGGAAGGAATATTGTCCTTAAAATTGAAACGGACGGAAGACCTGATGAATCATCCTGTTCTTCTTTATTTGAAGTTTCGGGAGAATGATTATTTCAAACCGATAGAAGGGGATCATTATTGCCTTTCCATTATGGATGGAAAACTGGCAAAACCGGCTTGGTGGGCTAGTTATTATTTGGGAGAATATAGCAATAATAATGATAGATTGTATTTGAAGATTTTGGAAAACTTTTGGGCTTTGGAAGAGTTAAAACCCGTGTTTTATGCTGAAAAAGCGAAGGAGTACGGGAAGTTTCTGGAAAATGCCCCAACAGCTTTTTTCCAAATGCCGGGAAATATGATTTGGATAAAATACGTGTTGAAACCTGCTTACGAGTATTATCGTGATCCGGTAAACACGTACGAAGGGTTTGCCATGGTTGATCCGGATCGATTTATTCGTTGAGCAAATAAAAGTTATTGGAGATGAAAATTAAATACAGTACCGGGATCTTGTGTTTTACCTTATTCGGGTTGGGAGCCTGTCTGGATGATTCATCCTCGTTGGGGGATCGGGAGTTATCGGAGATCACTATTTCCGCACCTTATGACACGTTGACGGCTTATTTCGGTGAGGAATTTGTGGTAAGTGATTTGAGCGTGGAACAGTCCGGGGAAGAACTACCTCTCGCTTATGAATGGAGTTACGGAACGTTGAATACGGATGAAGATGGAATGGCGTCCTATCCGATTAAAGATTCGTTACATATCGTGTCGCACGATCCGGAATTGAAATATGCTTTTCGGGAATTAGGCACTTTCGGGTTACGATTGAGAGTTGATAACGGGGAAACGATCCGGTATAAATATTTTGTTCTTCAGGTAGATACCGAGTTTTCGGAGGGGATAACGATATTAAGTCGGGATGGGGATGGAAAAGGACGGATTTCCTTTATGAGAACACTCACAAAGG from Butyricimonas virosa encodes the following:
- a CDS encoding DUF4843 domain-containing protein yields the protein MATKYLIYTGIFLLLGACSNKAIYYNPDQKRSIYFNWDLSKYISNMVPDTVFFSFAIYEEKEVEYHIPMKSMGMPVDEDQYFELEVVEDSTTAEFGKHYEFGTLIIPKNEVEGILSLKLKRTEDLMNHPVLLYLKFRENDYFKPIEGDHYCLSIMDGKLAKPAWWASYYLGEYSNNNDRLYLKILENFWALEELKPVFYAEKAKEYGKFLENAPTAFFQMPGNMIWIKYVLKPAYEYYRDPVNTYEGFAMVDPDRFIR